The window GTGGCGGTCAGTTGCGGGATCTGCGGTACGTGCACGACGTGCCCTCCTGGGGTCGGGCGGCTCCGCTGTCCGGGGCGACCCGGGCATGACGGTGCCGTCGACGGTGCACCCAGGCGCGCGGCGCACGTCGGTGGTCGCTCCCCGGTGGTCGGTTCCACCTTCGCTGCGCCAGTCGCGTGACCGGTCCGAGCATAACCCGCGGTGGTCGGCGGGTCCGGCGGACCCCGACGGTACGGGGCGAGATTTGCCGGTTTTTGCACCGTTTAACGCTCCGGAAACTTAATCGGTTCAGCGGGTCAGCGGCAGGTCAGCCGTGGCGCGGCGGCGCGGTGCTGCCGCGTGGGGTCAGGTGCGGCGTCTCGTCCTGGTACGCCTGCGTCGGCTCACCGGCGATGGTCGCCAGCAGTTGCCGCGCCGCGTGCGCACCGTACGCCGGGATGTCGCGACCCAGCGCGGTCAACGGCGGATGCACCAGGCGGCACAGCGGCGAGTCGTCCCAGGCCACGATCGACAGATCGCCCGGCACGGCCAGCCCCATCTCCTGGGCCACCGCCAGACCGGCGATCGCCATCACGTCGTTGTCGTAGATCATCGCGGTGGGCCGGGCCGCGGTGCTGAGCAGTCGCCGGGTGGCTCGGGCACCCTCCTCGCCGGTGTAGTCGGACGGCACCGTTACGCACTGGTCCAGACCCAGCCGGCGGCAGACGTCGGTGAACGCACCCGCGCGGATCTCGGTGTGCAGCAGGCCGGGCAGGCCACCGATCCGGGCGATCCGGCGGTGCCCCATCGCGACCAGGTACTCGACCGTCTCCACCAGGGCCGACGCGTCGTCGGACCAGATGCTCGGCAGCGAGCCGGTGTGCTCGGGGCCGCCGATCACCACCGCCGGCAGCTGCAGCTTCTCCAGCGCCGGCACCCGGTCGTCGTCGACCCGCAGATCGCAGAGGAACACGCCGTCCACCCGGCGTTCACCCCACCAGCGCCGGTAGACCGCGATCTCGGCCTCGGTGTCGGCCACCACCTGCAGAGTCAGCGCGTACGACCGGGCGGACAGCTCCGCCTCGACGCCACTGATCAGCTCCATGAAGAACGGCTCGATGCCGAGGATCCGGGCCGGGCGGCTCAGCGCCAGGCCGACCGCGTTGGCGGTGGCTCCGGAGAGGGCGCGGGCGGCGCTGTTGGGGTTGAACCCGATTTCGGCGGCGATGGCGAGGATTCGCTGCCGGGTCGCCTCGGAGACCCCGGGCTGGCCGTTGAGCGCGTAGGAGACCGCGCCCTTCGAGACGCCTGCTCGGCGGGCGATGTCGGCGATGGTCGGCCGTTTCACCGGCGGCGCTCCTTCGGGTTCGTTTCGGCTGGCCTTGCCCGGTTAAGTCTGCTGCCCGAAACGATATCCGGCGTCGGCCGGGCCCGGCGGCCACCCCGCCCGAGGACACCGAGGTTACGGGTTGGCTGCGGCGGTAACCAGCCATTGACATGCGTCGAAGTCGCTCGTACCGTGGCCTAACTTACCCGGTTCAGTCGACGTTCCTCGATGTTGGGAGCGTCTCCAATTGTGTTCGGAGGATGGGATGAAGCGGCGTTGGACCCCTTGGACACGTACCGCGGCGGTCGGCGCCGTCGGCGCGTTGCTGATCGCCGGCTGCAGCGGCGAACCCGGCGGCGGCAGCGACGACGGCGGCACCACCCTGACCATCGCGTTCTGGGGCGACTTCGGCCTCGACGACCTCAAGGCCGCGTACGAGGCGGAGAACCCGGGCGTGCGGATCAACCTCAACTCCGGTGAGTACAACGCCCAGCACGAGGACCTGCAGAAGAAGCTCATCGCCGGGTCCGGCGCCGCCGACATCGCCGCCATCGACGAAGGGTTCGTCGTCCAGTTCCGCGAGCAGGCCGACAAGTTCGTCAACCTGCTGGACAAGGGCGCCGGCCAGTACGAGGGACGCTACCTCGACTGGAAGTGGCAGCAGACCCTGTCCGCCGACGGGACCACCCAGATCGGCCTCGGCACCGACGTCGGCGGGCTGGCCATGTGCTACCGCACCGATCTGTTCGCGGCGGCCGGGCTGCCGACCGACCGGGACGAGGTCTCCGCCCTGTGGCCCGACTGGGAGTCGTTCGTCGCCACCGGCGAGGAGTACGTCGCGGCCAGCGGCAAGAAGTTCGTCGACTCGGCCACCAACATCTTCAACCCGGTGCTCGGCCAGCAGCCGGTCGGCCTCTTCGACACCAGCGACAACCTGGCCATGCAAGGCGGTCCGAAGGTCGCCTTCGACACCGCCGCCGCCGTCGTCGGCGCCGGACTGTCGGCCAACCTCGCCGCCTTCTCCCCGGAGTGGAACAACGGCTTCGTCAACGGCGACTTCGCCGTGCTGGCCTGCCCGGCGTGGATGATGGGCCACATCCAGAACACCGCTCCCGACACCGCCGGCACGTGGGACGTGGCGGCCATCCCCGGTGGCGGCGGCAACTGGGGCGGCTCGTTCCTGACCATCCCCGCGCAGGGCGGCAACGTCGACGAGGCGTACAAGTTCCTGGAGTGGCTGATCCAGCCCGAGCAGCAGATCGAGATCTTCAAGAAGGTCGGCAACCTGCCGTCGCAGCCGGCGCTCTACGAGGACCCGGCGATCGTCGAGTTCTCCAACCCGTTCTTCAGCGCCGCGCCGGTCGGCCAGATCTTCTCCGCGACCGCCGCCAACCTCACCCCGCAGTACCTCGGCCGTAAGAACGGTCCGGTCCGGGTCGCGGTGGAGAACGTCCTCAACCGGCTGCAGAGCGGTGACCTGGAAGGCAAGCCCGACGAGGCGTGGACGGAAGCCATCGCGGAAGCCGAAAAGGCGGCGAACGCGTAGCCGCTCGCGGGCCGCGAGCCGCGCGTGCGGCTGAACCTGGAGGCAAACCATGTCCGCAACCCGTGCCGCACCGGCGCCACCACCCGAGCCGACCTGGCGCAACCGCGTGCTCCGCTTCGACATGCGGTACATGCCGTACATCCTGATCTCCCCGTTCTTCCTCCTGTTCATCGCCTTCGGGCTCTTCCCGATCATCTTCAACGGCGTGGTGGCGCTGCGGCACTGGCGGCTGGACAACGCCGACCTGACCGGCTGGGCCGGGCTGGAGAACTTCCGGCGGCTGTTCACCGACGACAGCTTCTGGAACGCGCTGTACAACACGTTCGGCATCTTCGTGCTGTCCACCGTGCCGCAGCTGTTCCTGGCCCTGATCATCGCGTCGCTGCTGAACCGCAAGCTGCGGGCGCAGACCTGGTTCCGGGTCGGCATCCTGTTGCCGTACATCACCCCGATCACCGCGTCGACGCTGCTGTTCGCGGTCTTCTTCGCCCGCGACTTCGGCATCGCCAACTGGGTGCTCGACGTACTGAACCTGCGCGGCGAGGCGCCGATCGACTGGCGGTCCAGCAAGGCCGCGTCGTGGGTCGCCATCGCCACCATGGTCAACTGGAAGTGGATCGGCTACAACGCGCTGATCTACCTGGCCGCGATGCAGTCGATCCCGCGCGACATCTACGAGGCTGCGGCGGTCGACGGCGCCGGCCCGTGGCGGCAGCTCTGGCGGATCACCGTACCGATGATCCGGCCGGTGGTGGTCTTCACCGTGATCCTGTCCACCATCGGCGGGCTGCAACTGTTCACCGAGCCGATGCTGTTCGAGCAGAACTCGCAGGCCGCCACCGGTGGGTCCAACGGCCAGTTCCAGACCATCGCCCAGCTGATCTACAAGGTCGGCTGGAAGGACCTCAACCTCGGGTACGCCGCCGCGATGTCCTGGGCACTGTTCGTGATCATCGTGATCATCGCGGTCGTCAACGCGCTGGTCGCCAACCGGCTGGGCGGAGGCCGCAGATGAGCACCAGCACCGTCGGCCGTCCCCCGGCCAGTACGCCGGGCAGCTTCTGGAACTACCTGTTCCTCAGCCTGGTCATCCTGTTCTCCGCGTTCCCGCTCTACTGGATGGTGGTGATCGCCAGCGGTACCGACGCCGACCTGGCGAAGATTCCGCCGCAGCTGCTGCCCGGCGGCCAACTGCTCAACAACGTCAACGAGGTCTTCACTCTCAAGAACGTCTACTTCGTCCAGTCGTTGGGCAACAG is drawn from Micromonospora sp. Llam0 and contains these coding sequences:
- a CDS encoding carbohydrate ABC transporter permease gives rise to the protein MSATRAAPAPPPEPTWRNRVLRFDMRYMPYILISPFFLLFIAFGLFPIIFNGVVALRHWRLDNADLTGWAGLENFRRLFTDDSFWNALYNTFGIFVLSTVPQLFLALIIASLLNRKLRAQTWFRVGILLPYITPITASTLLFAVFFARDFGIANWVLDVLNLRGEAPIDWRSSKAASWVAIATMVNWKWIGYNALIYLAAMQSIPRDIYEAAAVDGAGPWRQLWRITVPMIRPVVVFTVILSTIGGLQLFTEPMLFEQNSQAATGGSNGQFQTIAQLIYKVGWKDLNLGYAAAMSWALFVIIVIIAVVNALVANRLGGGRR
- a CDS encoding LacI family DNA-binding transcriptional regulator; translated protein: MKRPTIADIARRAGVSKGAVSYALNGQPGVSEATRQRILAIAAEIGFNPNSAARALSGATANAVGLALSRPARILGIEPFFMELISGVEAELSARSYALTLQVVADTEAEIAVYRRWWGERRVDGVFLCDLRVDDDRVPALEKLQLPAVVIGGPEHTGSLPSIWSDDASALVETVEYLVAMGHRRIARIGGLPGLLHTEIRAGAFTDVCRRLGLDQCVTVPSDYTGEEGARATRRLLSTAARPTAMIYDNDVMAIAGLAVAQEMGLAVPGDLSIVAWDDSPLCRLVHPPLTALGRDIPAYGAHAARQLLATIAGEPTQAYQDETPHLTPRGSTAPPRHG
- a CDS encoding ABC transporter substrate-binding protein, which produces MKRRWTPWTRTAAVGAVGALLIAGCSGEPGGGSDDGGTTLTIAFWGDFGLDDLKAAYEAENPGVRINLNSGEYNAQHEDLQKKLIAGSGAADIAAIDEGFVVQFREQADKFVNLLDKGAGQYEGRYLDWKWQQTLSADGTTQIGLGTDVGGLAMCYRTDLFAAAGLPTDRDEVSALWPDWESFVATGEEYVAASGKKFVDSATNIFNPVLGQQPVGLFDTSDNLAMQGGPKVAFDTAAAVVGAGLSANLAAFSPEWNNGFVNGDFAVLACPAWMMGHIQNTAPDTAGTWDVAAIPGGGGNWGGSFLTIPAQGGNVDEAYKFLEWLIQPEQQIEIFKKVGNLPSQPALYEDPAIVEFSNPFFSAAPVGQIFSATAANLTPQYLGRKNGPVRVAVENVLNRLQSGDLEGKPDEAWTEAIAEAEKAANA